A genomic window from Haliaeetus albicilla chromosome 10, bHalAlb1.1, whole genome shotgun sequence includes:
- the LOC104320629 gene encoding uncharacterized protein isoform X1, giving the protein MKEPAAEEEVLRDYLAYYAGRGAEGELAVCDEASLKARARRLLGPRRCGALDVCSVAERCRRARGERGGTSVFRDLLKALEVLELLCVNLLLSPWRKEIRSLKTFTGNFVYYIQSVLPDDIVKTVLEKIGYIATTATEFSLVKKRNNEETKQTAFEIFLARIECETILEMTNEEKHGNLEKTLQKRTQMHQHHGDKDKEDQTPQREDTENLENKENSETSLCLATQQKSSTNSDISFEAAGNVKIKDDMPQLAVAQSTNRLQEHQRQAINTVHFPGKCSDSEDFLIKYSDIVIRQTPIFSDNLSPKAFEKKSRASLSEECVLAVAAESTANEIRPVPLSPGASGPPAFAIFADSSCDSKNTLEYKAQEVPKESIEAEINDAINCIDPDPADEPNELKSLPYKDIASVQNCSVPREEEVCELSLTFTKLQIKDTQEDLMYPVEETGQPEPVSYASTSDRHVREFNHSKIKHTYLTNAQMQNRAAAHTESSSDLCCTAGNMEDPTTGSDSKRLLTDTPNAHTASECFRHIREPPNLTYIPPQSIDVRSSRIRRTSAQGRRNFLQPEWDSPKSSEVKLENYNSKVNEIQEPYVIIDKTDQGMLCHHT; this is encoded by the exons ATGAAGGAGCCGGCGGCCGAGGAGGAGGTGTTGCGGGACTACCTGGCCTACTACGCGGGCCGGGGGGCGGAGGGGGAGCTGGCGGTGTGCGACGAGGCCTCCCTGAAGGCGCGGGCGCGACGGCTGCTGGGCCCGCGGCGGTGCGGCGCCCTGGACGTGTGCAGCGTGGCGGAGCGGTGCCGGCGGGCCCGGGGCGAGCGGGGCGGCACCAGCGTCTTCCGCGACCTGCTCAAGGcgctggaggtgctggagctgctctgcGTCAACCTGCTCCTCTCCCCGTGGCGGAAGGAGATCAGGTCGCTGAAG ACATTCACCGGCAACTTTGTCTACTATATTCAATCTGTGCTCCCAGATGACATTGTAAAAACAGTACTGGAGAAAATAGGTTACATTGCAACAACGGCAACAGAGTTTTCACTTgtcaaaaagagaaacaatgaGGAAACAAAGCAGACTGCATTTGAAATATTCCTGGCAAGAATAGAGTGTGAAACCATCCTTGAAAtgacaaatgaagaaaaacatggcAATTTGGAGAAGACCCTACAGAAGAGAACACAAATGCACCAGCATCATGGAGATAAGGACAAAGAGGATCAGACACCCCAGAGAGAAGACACTGAAAAtctagaaaataaagaaaacagtgagaCGTCTTTGTGCCTTGCTACTCAACAGAAGTCTTCAACTAATAGCGATATATCTTTTGAAGCTGCTGGGAATGTGAAGATCAAAGATGATATGCCTCAGTTAGCAGTTGCTCAATCCACTAACAGGCTTCAGGAACACCAGAGGCAGGCCATTAACACTGTACATTTTCCAGGCAAATGCTCGGACAGCGAGGACTTCTTGATCAAATATAGTGACATTGTCATAAGACAAACACCTATTTTCAGTGATAATCTTTCtccaaaagcttttgaaaaaaagtcaAGAGCCAGTCTAAGTGAAGAATGTGTTTTGGCAGTTGCCGCAGAGTCAACTGCAAATGAGATCAGGCCTGTGCCACTCTCACCAGGAGCAAGCGGTCCGCCAGCCTTTGCAATATTTGCTGACAGCTCTTGTGACAGCAAAAACACTTTGGAGTACAAAGCTCAAGAAGTCCCCAAAGAATCAATTGAAGCAGAAATTAATGATGCCATAAATTGCATAGACCCGGACCCTGCAGATGAACCCAATGAGCTGAAGTCTCTGCCGTACAAGGACATTGCATCTGTCCAAAACTGCAGCGTCCCTAGGGAGGAGGAAGTTTGTGAGCTGTCTTTAACCTTCACAAAACTACAAATCAAGGACACTCAAGAAGACCTTATGTATCCAGTAGAGGAAACTGGCCAACCTGAGCCAGTATCATATGCAAGTACAAGTGACAGGCATGTAAGAGAATTTAATcattccaaaataaaacatacatatCTGACTAATGCTCAGATGCAGAACAGAGCAGCTGCACATACTGAGTCATCTTCAGATCTATGCTGTACTGCTGGGAACATGGAAGATCCCACAACTGGTTCTGATAGCAAGAGACTATTAACGGATACTCCTAATGCACATACAGCCTCTGAGTGCTTCAGACACATTAGAGAGCCCCCTAACCTCACCTACATTCCACCACAAAGTATTGATGTTCGGTCTTCACGCATAAGAAGGACCAGCGCACAGGGCAGAAGGAACTTCTTGCAGCCTGAATGGGACTCTCCCAAATCCAGTGAAGTAAAGCTGGAGAACTATAATTCAAAAGTAAATGAAATCCAGGAACCTTATGTCATTATTGACAAAACTGACCAAGGAATGTTATGCCATCACACTTGA
- the LOC104320629 gene encoding uncharacterized protein isoform X2 yields the protein MQTLFPFLQQQVLTFTGNFVYYIQSVLPDDIVKTVLEKIGYIATTATEFSLVKKRNNEETKQTAFEIFLARIECETILEMTNEEKHGNLEKTLQKRTQMHQHHGDKDKEDQTPQREDTENLENKENSETSLCLATQQKSSTNSDISFEAAGNVKIKDDMPQLAVAQSTNRLQEHQRQAINTVHFPGKCSDSEDFLIKYSDIVIRQTPIFSDNLSPKAFEKKSRASLSEECVLAVAAESTANEIRPVPLSPGASGPPAFAIFADSSCDSKNTLEYKAQEVPKESIEAEINDAINCIDPDPADEPNELKSLPYKDIASVQNCSVPREEEVCELSLTFTKLQIKDTQEDLMYPVEETGQPEPVSYASTSDRHVREFNHSKIKHTYLTNAQMQNRAAAHTESSSDLCCTAGNMEDPTTGSDSKRLLTDTPNAHTASECFRHIREPPNLTYIPPQSIDVRSSRIRRTSAQGRRNFLQPEWDSPKSSEVKLENYNSKVNEIQEPYVIIDKTDQGMLCHHT from the exons ATGCAAACTTTATTTCCCTTCCTACAGCAACAGGTGCTG ACATTCACCGGCAACTTTGTCTACTATATTCAATCTGTGCTCCCAGATGACATTGTAAAAACAGTACTGGAGAAAATAGGTTACATTGCAACAACGGCAACAGAGTTTTCACTTgtcaaaaagagaaacaatgaGGAAACAAAGCAGACTGCATTTGAAATATTCCTGGCAAGAATAGAGTGTGAAACCATCCTTGAAAtgacaaatgaagaaaaacatggcAATTTGGAGAAGACCCTACAGAAGAGAACACAAATGCACCAGCATCATGGAGATAAGGACAAAGAGGATCAGACACCCCAGAGAGAAGACACTGAAAAtctagaaaataaagaaaacagtgagaCGTCTTTGTGCCTTGCTACTCAACAGAAGTCTTCAACTAATAGCGATATATCTTTTGAAGCTGCTGGGAATGTGAAGATCAAAGATGATATGCCTCAGTTAGCAGTTGCTCAATCCACTAACAGGCTTCAGGAACACCAGAGGCAGGCCATTAACACTGTACATTTTCCAGGCAAATGCTCGGACAGCGAGGACTTCTTGATCAAATATAGTGACATTGTCATAAGACAAACACCTATTTTCAGTGATAATCTTTCtccaaaagcttttgaaaaaaagtcaAGAGCCAGTCTAAGTGAAGAATGTGTTTTGGCAGTTGCCGCAGAGTCAACTGCAAATGAGATCAGGCCTGTGCCACTCTCACCAGGAGCAAGCGGTCCGCCAGCCTTTGCAATATTTGCTGACAGCTCTTGTGACAGCAAAAACACTTTGGAGTACAAAGCTCAAGAAGTCCCCAAAGAATCAATTGAAGCAGAAATTAATGATGCCATAAATTGCATAGACCCGGACCCTGCAGATGAACCCAATGAGCTGAAGTCTCTGCCGTACAAGGACATTGCATCTGTCCAAAACTGCAGCGTCCCTAGGGAGGAGGAAGTTTGTGAGCTGTCTTTAACCTTCACAAAACTACAAATCAAGGACACTCAAGAAGACCTTATGTATCCAGTAGAGGAAACTGGCCAACCTGAGCCAGTATCATATGCAAGTACAAGTGACAGGCATGTAAGAGAATTTAATcattccaaaataaaacatacatatCTGACTAATGCTCAGATGCAGAACAGAGCAGCTGCACATACTGAGTCATCTTCAGATCTATGCTGTACTGCTGGGAACATGGAAGATCCCACAACTGGTTCTGATAGCAAGAGACTATTAACGGATACTCCTAATGCACATACAGCCTCTGAGTGCTTCAGACACATTAGAGAGCCCCCTAACCTCACCTACATTCCACCACAAAGTATTGATGTTCGGTCTTCACGCATAAGAAGGACCAGCGCACAGGGCAGAAGGAACTTCTTGCAGCCTGAATGGGACTCTCCCAAATCCAGTGAAGTAAAGCTGGAGAACTATAATTCAAAAGTAAATGAAATCCAGGAACCTTATGTCATTATTGACAAAACTGACCAAGGAATGTTATGCCATCACACTTGA